In one Eschrichtius robustus isolate mEscRob2 chromosome 15, mEscRob2.pri, whole genome shotgun sequence genomic region, the following are encoded:
- the NTSR2 gene encoding LOW QUALITY PROTEIN: neurotensin receptor type 2 (The sequence of the model RefSeq protein was modified relative to this genomic sequence to represent the inferred CDS: deleted 2 bases in 2 codons), which produces METSSPRPPGPSPGPAPGLDTRLGVDTRLWAKVLFSALYSLIFALGTAGNALSVHVVLKARAGPPGRLRCHVLSLALSALLLQRLVGVPMELYNFVWFHYPWVFGDLGCRAYYFVRELCAYAMVLSVASLSAERCLAVCQPLRARSLLTPRRTRRLLSLVWAASLGLALPMAIVMGQKHELETAGGQPEPASRVCTVLVSRTTLQVFIQVNVLVSFVLPLALTAFLSWVTVSHLEALCSQRPSPSAPGSSAPSHLKLMSEERRTPALGGQAALVRHKDSGRTRGLRRSFQVLRAILAVYVVCWMPYHARRLMYCYVPDNGWTDKLYDFYHYFYLVTNTLFYVSLAVTPVLYNAVSSSFRKLFLEALSSLCREHQPMEPFPPGPRSPALVDTASGSGAPPGTLAWMKSKNEQSNTGCTAI; this is translated from the exons ATGGAGACCAGCAGCCCGCGGCCCCCGGGGCCCAGCCCCGGCCCCGCGCCGGGCCTGGACACCCGGCTGGGCGTGGACACGCGCCTCTGGGCCAAGGTGCTCTTCAGCGCGCTCTACTCGCTCATCTTCGCGCTGGGCACGGCGGGCAATGCGCTGTCCGTGCACGTGGTGCTGAAGGCGCGGGCC GGCCCCCCCGGGCGCCTGCGCTGCCACGTGCTCAGCCTGGCGCTCTCCGCCCTGCTGCTGCAGCGGCTAGTCGGCGTGCCCATGGAGCTCTACAACTTTGTGTGGTTCCACTACCCCTGGGTCTTCGGCGACCTGGGCTGCCGCGCCTACTACTTCGTGCGCGAGCTGTGCGCCTACGCCATGGTGCTCAGCGTGGCCAGCCTGAGCGCCGAGCGCTGCCTGGCCGTCTGCCAGCCGCTGCGCGCCCGAAGCCTGTTGACGCCGCGCAGGACCCGCCGCCTGCTGTCCCTCGTCTGGGCCGCCTCGCTCGGCCTGGCCCTGCCCATGGCAATCGTCATGGGGCAGAAGCACGAGCTGGAGACGGCCGGCGGGCAGCCGGAGCCCGCCTCGCGCGTGTGCACCGTGCTGGTTAGCCGTACCACGCTGCAGGTCTTCATCCAG GTGAATGTGCTGGTGTCCTTTGTGCTCCCCTTGGCATTAACTGCTTTCCTCAGCTGGGTCACCGTGAGCCACCTGGAGGCCCTGTGCTCCCAGAGGCCATCCCCTTCTGCCCCCGGCAGCTCTGCCCCCAGCCACCTGAAGCTAATGAGCGAGGAGAGGAGGACACCGGCCCTGGGAGGCCAGGCCGCCCTGGTGAGACACAAGGACTCCGGCCGGACCCGTGGCCTCCGGCGCAGCTTCCAAGTTCTCA GAGCCATCCTGGCTGTGTATGTCGTCTGCTGGATGCCGTACCATGCCCGCAGGCTCATGTACTGCTACGTCCCTGACAACGGGTGGACCGA CAAGCTCTACGATTTCTATCACTACTTCTACCTGGTGACAAACACGCTTTTCTACGTCAGCTTGGCGGTgacccctgtgctgtacaatgctGTGTCCTCCTCCTTCAGAAAACTCTTCCTGGAAGCCCTCAGCTCCCTGTGTCGAGAGCACCAGCCCATGGAGCCATTCCCCCCG GGGCCCCGGAGCCCCGCCCTAGTGGACACAGCCTCCGGCTCTGGGGCTCCCCCAGGAACCCTGGCCTGGATGAAATCGAAGAATGAGCAGAGTAACACTGGCTGCACCGCCATCTAG